The Muntiacus reevesi chromosome 5, mMunRee1.1, whole genome shotgun sequence genome segment TCCCTAGCAGGTGGCTCCCTCCTTCTCAGACCCCAGTGCGGGCTTCTCCACTTCTGCTGCCCTCTGCAGCCTTGGAGCTCCAGACTCAGCCCAAGCTCTACCCTGTCTACACTGTCTCCCGGGGCCCACAGTACACTTCATCATCAATGGCCAACTCCCACATGTATCTATCCCTTCTAGAAATCTCCACCTGGATGCCCCAAAGGCACCTCTAACCTGACCTGGCCTGAGCAGGGCTCCTGATCTCACCCCACACCTTCTCAGTTCCACCTCAGTTAAGAGCACTCCATCCTTCCAGGTGCCCAGGTCATCCTCTTTGGGCCTCACACATTTGTCTATCAGCAAATCACACCAGCTCTACCTTCAAAAGAAACCCAGAATCTAGCTCTAATACTTACCActtccaccaccaccatgctCACACCGGCTACCCTCCTCCCCTGTGGCATCACCCCTACCTTTGCCGGAGACCCATCTTCACCCAGGGGCCCTGGTGATTCTCTTGAGGTCCAAATCAGATCAAAGTCCTCCAGGTTTTCACTCAACCTGAAAGCCAGAGCCCTGACCCGGGCCTTCAAGGCGCCGCCCAtcagcccctccccttccctgaaCTCCTGAGTAGTCTCCGAGCCCCTCCCCTCACTGCcctcagggtctttgcatttGCCCTGCCCTCCaccttggtgaaggaaatggcaacccactgcagtattcttgcctggaagattccgtggacagaggagcctggagggctacagtccattgggtagcaagagtcagacatgatttagcaactaaaccaccaccaccaaggcccACCCTGACCACCTCAGTTCAAATCACTCCATCCAGCCCCCAGCACTCCGGATTCCAAAGAGAAAGTCAAGGGTATATCACCTAAGGCGTCACCTTCTGACGCACCGTATCACTggtctgtttgtttctttctttatggctTGTCTCTCCCTATCTTCTAGAATGTAGGAGACCCATAAGGGCAAGGGACAGCCAGGTACAGAGTGGAAAGCAGTTTCAAGCAGAAAAACTCCAAGTGCAAAAATCTCGAAGTTAAAGAAAACCTGTGGAGTTCAGTGTGACATACAgcaggctggggggtggggtggggtctttttttttttcttttaattttttttttatccttaatAACTGAATATCAacgttttttctttcttttctttttttgactgtaatcccagttccctgaccaggcattgaaccccaGGGTcctgggcagtgaaagcactcagtgtaaccactggaccatcagggaactccCTGGGGTAGGGGTATTAATAAGCCTTCCTGCTCCTGAAAATGGAAGGGTGTCACATCGGCAGCAGTTAAGGGACAGGAGTTTTGTTTTCAGAAGATTTCTGTGGTTGTTCCAGGTGCCAAGGCTTGTGCTGGGCACCCAGGTGGTAGGGACTACTAAGACATGGCCGCTTCCCTCCAGGGCCCATCCCTCCATCTCAGCTGGGTCTCCCTTGGTAGATATGGAGGACAGCTGATGCTTTCCCAGTCCCACACAGACCCGCTGCCTGGTAGGGCCGTCTGCCTCTTGGGATTACCTGGCCCTGCAATGTCAAGGACAGCCCTAGACATTGGGTGTGAGCCGTAGGGCGGGAAAGAACAGAGCCTGGGGCAAGGCAGCACAGAGTCTTCGAGCCCAAAGGAAATGCCGAGTGAGTGTCACCTTAGGCAAGTCATTTCCCCTTTCTGGTGGCCTCTCGGTGATTCTGTCCTGGTCCTATGCTAAGAGCTACATACTTGGAGCATTTACTGAACACCAGCTCTATAATTAAGTGCTTCTAAGGTATGTCTGTTAATCTTCCCCACAGCACTACCAGGGTGGTGATGAACTGctgttttatagaagaggaaactgaggtgcagagcaGTGAGGGACTTACTCAAAGCCCCCCCGAGTGTGGATGTGGCTGGGGTGCTGAGAGTTACTGGGCTGGAGGCAAGCTGGACAGGCAGGTGGttgttggggaggggggttgcCTACCTCCATGGTGGCTGCTGCCGGCCGGCTGCCCCTGCTGGTGACCAGCTTcccccaggaggcctggggctgttAGCCAGTGCTTGCTGAGACCTGGGGGCCTGTCCCCTGTGGGGCTGGGGCCCAGGCCCCTATCTGCAGGGCTGGAGTCTTCCTGCTCACTCTGCTCAAACTCTGGGATCTGGAACATGCTCTGGGCTGCGGGGGGGCAAGATGGCAGGTAATTAGAGAACAGCTGGGGCTAAGGGTGGCTGGCAGGATTGGGGGCACAGATGTCCCTGGCTCCCTCTCCCAAGTCAGCACCCCAGGTTCACCCTGCCTCCCCGGCGCACATCTGTCCGTTGAGTCTGGCCCGGCAGGAAGCTCGACTTATCCACCCAGGATCTAAAACTCTCAGAGCCCTGCGGCTGGAGAGAAGCCTCAGGCCCCTACCCAGGCTTCGGCCAGACCCTCCCGCGGTAACGGCACACAGATCTCACCCCAAGCCCGATAAGGAGGCCCCTGACCCGGGCCAGCCGCCTCCCTCTAGCAAAAAGAGAGCCCGGCCCTAGTTGCCTAGGTAACGGAAACTGTCACCGACCCGGCCCAATCAGCTCTTGAAATGTCACTAGCTGGCCAGTAGGCGGGGCCACTCCCCGGGGCCCCGCCCACTGCCTTCCTCCTGAGTCCCTTCTACGTCTCCGGATGCTCAGCTCCCGACTTCCTTAGGCTTTGGGCGTTGTGGGAGCCGCTGAGGGATTCTCCGGGGTCCCCATTTGGGAGCCAGCTCCTGCTGACAAGTCCTTCAGCCCCTCTGGGACTTAATTCCCacccctgtaaaatggggataatgacacCTCTTTCAGGAGTCAGTGATCCTTGTAAACTGGGCGGTGATTACTGTGGGTGAAAGCACTTCGCAAAGCCGTAATCGAAGCTCAGCCATCGGAGGCAACTGTTGTTGCTGTCGTCACTGCTCCATCCGAACCGGGTGACCGGCTAGGGAAgcacccctcccttctccccgcGGTGGAACCTCGCATCGCCCGCGTCAGGGGCGCTACTCCCCGTGCCAACTCGGGGGCACTAGAGATAAGCGAGGGAGCCTCCACCCGGGGCGGGATGACTGTCCCGGCGCAGAAGGGAAAGGGGCCCCTCAGAGGGTGACAATAGGACGCGCGGAGGCCTCGCGCCTGCCAGACCGCAGGCCAGGTGAGCGGGAAACGCCGCCAGCCAGGGAATGGGCGGGAGGGCTCGCGCGGGACGCGGGGAGCCGGGTTAAggcccgggggcggggcccggagGCCATCTTGGCTGAGGGCGGAAGTTTCCCTCAGAGACCGAGTGAAGGGAAGGCGTTACCGCCCCGGGTCGGCGGCACAATCTCGATTTGGGAATGGGGAAGAGAAGCATGGGAATCGCCAGCTTCCCATGGAAGCGAGGGCCGGTAGCTCCGGGCAATGCCCACACGGGCGCTGGCCGGATGCGGCGCAGCCGGAACGTCAAGGCCTCTCGCCTCCTCTAGTAACCCCTGGCGCCCGGCGGTGGCGCAAGTCGCACCAATTCTCGAACAGCTCCGCGCCGGGCGCGGCGCGGGCCTGCGTAGCCAGGACCAGACCCTGAGCAATTTGCTTTGCGAACGGCGGCCGCGCAGGCGCAGGAGGGGGCGGAGCAgcgggagcccgggagccgggGAGCCGGAGTCCCGGGTCCCAGCGACCGGAGCCGGCTCCCCCAGCCGCGGCCTGAGGACCGGGCGTgggcctcctcccgcccccccGCGGCTGGAGAGTGGAcgcagtggggggtggggtgggtcagTGTCCGGAATCCCGAGGACGGAAGGCAGAGGCCCTCCCCATCCGGATTGTTGGAGGGGAGAGAGCCCTCCagtttggggagggggagagccAGACGTTGAGCGTCCCCAGCAGCAGCCGCTGCTCTGAATAGACTGGCGTTGGCCGGCTCTCCCCCTCCTGCCGGGACGACTACAGCGACCGAGGCCAGGGACCCCTCTCCTTCGGCCTCTGCACCTCCATCCCCCTATCCCCGGCTTTGAGGCTGGCCCGGAGAGGAGTACTCCCCACTTCCCCACCCGCCTCTGCCCTGGAGAGGAAGGGCTGTCTTTCCACACCCGGGAGTGAGGGATCCAGGTTGCCCGTGCCCCGCAAAGGCAAGGGGCCCTCTGTCTAGGGGGGGAGGGGTCAGCCAACCACCACTTCTTTCCGCCTGAGCACCGTACAACTCCCACCCCTCCGTATTTATTTCCCTGGCGCCCTGCCGGCCCCTCCATCTCTGTCTTCAGGGTTCAGGCCTCCCTCCCTGACATGGAGAGTAACCTGTCTGGCTTGGTGCCTGCTGCTGGGCTGGTACCTGCGCTGCCGCCCGCCGTGACCCTGGGGCTGACTGCGGCCTACACCACCCTGTACGCCCTGCTCTTCTTCTCCGTGTATGCCCAGCTCTGGCTGGTCCTCCTGTATGGGCACAAGCGTCTCAGCTATCAGACGGTGTTCCTGGCGCTCTGTCTGCTCTGGGCTGCCCTGCGtaccaccctcttttccttctactTTCGAGACACACCCCGAGCCAACCATCTGGGGCCCCTGCCCTTTTGGCTTCTCTACTGCTGTCCTGTCTGCCTGCAGTTCTTCACACTGACGCTCATGAACCTCTACTTTGCTCAGGTAACCATGGTGATGGGTGGGGGTGGGCCCCTGGGGTAGCAAGCCCCAGGGCCCCAAAGAATAATGGGTCTCTCTGCCCCCAGGTGGTGTTCAAAGCCAAGGCAAAGCGTCGGCCAGAGATGAGCCGAGGCTTGTAAGTACTGGTGGGTTCAGTCAGGGGCAGGGAGAAGCCCAGTGTCCATTCCTTCCCCCCTGGTAGGGCTGAGGGGAGTACAACCCAGGAGGCTTGGGAAAGGCTTGGGAACATTAGGCATATGGTGCAGATGGCTCTGCAGAGGTGTTACATATGTGAAGCTCAACTATAATAAAAACCACTGAAATATGGTGAAGGGAGAGGATACCAATGTCATCCATGATGGAGGAAGAGCTGGAGGCTCCGGCCCTCGGAAGCTCCAAAGGGCActtctgggtgaccttgggcagtgaTAACTCCTGTCCTTTGTACAACATCTCGCAGTTTATTAAGAGCTTTCACAGACATCTTTAATTTTTACAACTTACCTTCGAAGTTGATGTGTCCCCGTTTGagagatgaagacactgaggcccAGCAAGGTTAAGGAACATGTTCAAGGTCGCACACCCGGCAGGAGGTAGAGCCAGGGCTTAAACCCAGATTTCTGACTCCCAGGCCAGGGCTCTTTCTGCTGTACCACAGATGTTAGTCATCTTCTGGCCTCTTTAgcctcagttacctcatctgTAAACCTGGAGGAGTGGGGCTCAGACTGGGTGGCCTGAGGTTCTGACTGACACCCCGGTCTCCTGGGAAGGGTTGGGTAGTTGGGGAGTGGCAAGGGTGGTCGCCTGGGCTGACTCTGCTGTGGGCCGCAGGCTGGCTGTCCGAGGGGCCTTCGTGGGGGCCTCGCTGCTCTTTCTGCTGGTGAATGTGCTGTGCGCGGTGCTGTCCCGCCGGCGCCGGGCACAGCCCTGGGCCCTCCTGCTGGTGCGCGTCCTGGTGAGCGACTCCCTGTTTGTTATCTGCGCACTCTCTCTTGCCGCCTGCCTCTGCCTTGTGGCCCGGCGGGCCCCTTCCACCAGCATCTACCTGGAGGCCAAGGTAGGGCCACAAGCGCTGCCGCCTGGGTGTCTTTGGGTGTTTGGGGTCTTCAGAGTAGAGACAAAGCTGGAACCTCCCCTCCCTAAGGGTCCCCTGTTGTCGTCTGTGCCAGGGGACCAGTGTGTGCCAGGCAGCTGCAATGGGTGGCGCCATGGTCCTGCTCTATGCCAGCCGGGCCTGCTACAACCTGGCGGCCCTGGCCTTGGCCCCGCGGAGCCGGCTGGACACCTTCGATTACGACTGGTACAACGTCTCTGATCAGGTGGGCATTGGACAcatctgccccctccccagtagctgtggctcctggccCCCAGCTAGCCTGGGTCCTGTCCGGGGGCCCCATTGGCACGACTGCAGATTGGCACAGCCCCTGCCTCCCCACAGGCGGACCTGGTGAATGACCTGGGAAATAAAGGCTACCTGGTGTTTGGCCTCATCCTCTTTGTGTGGGAGCTGCTGCCCACCACCCTACTGGTGGGCTTCTTCCGGGTGCATCGGCCCCCACAGGACCTGGTGAGGGCCAGTGGAGAGGGGCGGCACTGGCGGTCCCTGGGCTGGGTTCTGGGGGTGTGGGAGGCTAGTGGGGGGCAGAGGGAAGCATCAATGGTGACTCCCTTCCCTAGAGCACCAGCCGCATCCTCAACGGGCAGGTCTTTGGCTCGCGTTCCTACTTCTTCGACCGGGCACACTGCGAGGATGAGGGCTGCTCTTGGGAGCATAGCCGGGGCGAGAGCACCAGGTAGGAATCCCGGCCCCACCCGAGGACCTGGGGGCTCCCAGGTTGCTCCATCAAGCCATGGGGACCTAGAGCTGGGTCTTGCCACCCACCCCTGCCCGTGCCATGGTGTATACTAGGTGAGGTCCCCTCTGGTTTGCTGTTGCTAAAGTCCCCACCTAACCCCTCAAGATGCAGTTTGCCATAGTCAGAGAATTCTGGGTCACTGAGCTCTGTTCTcagtctctctcctcccccaacTCTTGTGACTGTGGTCCTAGTGACTGCTGGGGGGCTGACCCTCTTTCTCTGCCTGCAGCATGTCAGGTAGCCTAGGCTCCAGCAGCTGGTATGGCACCATCGGGCGGGAACCAGGCTGGTGTGGAGGCAGCCAGACTCGGACCACGCCCCTGCTCTTCTCCCAGGTTCTGGGACCAGGTGGCCACCACCACAGTCTCTACTCCACCCCACAGACGTGATCCCCTTCATCTCCCCGCAGAacacccagcccccagcccctcccaccccagacccCTGTGCCAAGTTCATCTGCTGCTTCTTGCCCAGGATCCTGGGGGCTGTAGCTTCCCCAGGCCGGCTCCTTGCTACTCCTGTTGCAGTGAGCTTGTGCTGTCCCCTAGGATGGGGTGGCATGGCCCTGGCTGCCAGATGCTCACGGCGCCCTGGCATGACCCGCCACCTCTGCTTCCACTCCGGAGTCAGCTACCTCTCCTGTGTCTGCCACTCAATAAACAGTGTCTGTGCCCCGAGTCCCTTCTCTGTCCGTCAGTTGTCTGCTTGTGTTTCTCACACCATCGTCCGCTTGGTCTAGTGTCCGATTGGACACTGGCCCTTGAAGGGGGCTACTGGGCTGGGCCGGGGTAATTTACCTCCCCTAAGGCTGGTGGGTAAAGAGAGGGATGAGCCTGCgtccaaaggaaaaagagagaccaGAAGAACCCAGTCCCCGCTCCAGTCCCCTCCCTGCGTGAACAATTTCTACTCTTCAGGAACTgcttcaaatgtcacctcctttaTGAACCCTGCCACTTCCAGGTCAGGGAACTGTGTCCCTCCACAACCCACCCCAGGTCCCTTGGCACTGTGACTGCATGGCTGTTATGCCTCTTTCCCTCAGTGGATCAGGGTTTCTAGAGACCCTGTTTCACTGTCTTTATGCCCAACCTGGCCTTCAGGTCCAGGAGTTAGTCCAGGACTGGTGGAGGAACAGCAGTGCCCATCTCCCTAGCCCGTGTGGATTTGGCCAGGCTGCCCCCACACAGTCTGCCTGGGGAGCCCCTTCCCTGACTGTCCCTGATAGTGCAGTCGCTGCCCTCTGTAATCACAGGCCTTACAGATCTGTCCTCTATCCCCTGGCCGGGAGTCATTTATCAGAGAATCATTTATCTCGCCCATATATCTAGCCATTTGGTCCAGTTCCTTGGACCTAGCACTGAGCCTGCCTTGAAACCCTTCACCTGGGACTGTCCTGAGCCCCAAGCCTCAGTACTTCCAGAGATGGGCCTCTGAGACTCAAGAGAAGCAGCTCAAAGCTGGACAATCACTTTCAGTTGAAAGGGAAATTGCTGACATTTGTAGGGCACTCAATTGTGAGTGCCAGGCTCTGTTTGGAACATTTACAGATACCAACCTCGTTAATCCTCAGCACAGCATCCTGAGGTGATAATTAGTCATCCCTTTTCTGTAAGtggggactgggaggcctggagaATCCGGTCACCAGTCTAGGCCCCCTACTGTTAGGGAGTGGTCAGCCCTAGAGCCCATACTTAAAACCACCCAAGTGAAGGCTGAGGaccccagaggaggggagggtCTTTGGCAAGAAGAGAGTTGCTAAGAAGCAAGCAAGAAAAGAGGGGAGCTAAGTTCAGGGCCCTGCTGTTCAGACAGTGCAGGAGGAAGTGCTGGCACCCCTTCTAGGCTGGGATGGGCATGGAACTGAGGAGCGAGGGATGGGGATACTGAAGTAGAGGCAGGCGGTGCCCAGCTTGATTTCTCAGAGCTTGGTCCCAACCCTACCTCGGCCAATTCCAGGTTTCCTCCGTGGACCCCCACCCATTTGTCCCCTGGGGTCTCTCCCTCAGAAGTGCAGAGCCCAAGGGCAGGGCTGTCCCTCGGGGCGGGGAGTTGAGGGCCCTTCTGCTCTGGTAGTGGGCCTGGAAGATGCTGGGAAATGAGCGTGGAGCCCGCCCGGAAAGGTGAGCCGGCTGATGTCCAAGTTGGGGCTGTGCCGCTGGCCACACTGGCTGGCCCACAGGGCAGTCCCAGGGCCCCAGTCTGAGATTCCAGGCCTGACCCAGCGGCGACCCCTCTCGGGCTCCTCTGCCACTCACCTCCCGGGGACGGGCTGGGTTGGGGGGCTGGGCAACCTCAGGTAAGGGGCTGCGGAGAGCTGAGCCGGAGGCGAGGGAGGCACCGAGGGAAGCGCGGTGCTGGAGGGGTTAAACGCGGGAGGAGGGGGGCTTCTGGCGGCAGGAGCGGGGTCTCAGCACCAGCGCCCGCCCGCTCCGCCCCTGCCGCCGCCTCCGCGGCCCCGCCGGCACCGGCGAGGCCGCGCGGGAGCCCGGGCCGCAGCCGCAGCCGCAGCGTGGCGGACAGTGAGTGCGGGGCGGAGCGGGCGGGCGCGCGGGCGCTGGGAGGGCGTGCGGGACGGCGGGGGCCGCAGGCCCGGCTCCCGGGCTGGGGCGCGCGGGGGGAGACCGGCCGGGAGGGGGCCCACCTCCGGGAGTCCTGCGGCCGTGCGTCCCGCCCGCCGCCCGTCACGCTCCGAGGCGTCGGCGTGAAGACGCGGGGAGGCGGTGGGAGCGAGTGGCGGGGTGGTGCGGTGTCTGGGCGGCGGGCGCTGCTTGGTGGCCCCGCGATCTGGGTGTGCGTGGACgtgagtgtgtgcacacatgtgtgtgggcCTCTGGGGACCTTGGCCCAGTGCGCACGGCCCTGAAGGTCCGGTGTGCCCGGGAGTCCGGCGTGTGTGCAGGTGGACGGTGTGCGTGCAACCGGGGCGGCGAGACCGCCTGGAGCCGCAGGGCGGAGCGTGGGTGCGCGGGTCTTTGTGCCCGCGTGTGTGCGCGTGGGCGTCGCCGCGTGCTGTCCTGGGGGAGCCAGCAGCTGTCCTGGGGGATGCCGCGCTGGTCCGGCCCTGGTCGCCCCCACCTCTCTCCTTCCGGGAACCTGgtaccctcccttcccctccacccTGCCTCGCCTCTGCGCAGCGACCGGGACCCGCCCCTGGGTTCCTCGAAAGCCCAGAGGGGCGCTGGGGACCCTGGGGGCTCCCTGCCCGGCCCATCGCCTCTAGAAGCCGAGCaaggagaggcaggaggggagggagaagccGCGAAGATGCTGCTGCAACCTCGGCGGACAAGCCGGACCGCCATCCCCGTCCCCGGCCGGCGGGGTCCTCTGCGCCCCCTCAGTCCCCAGCTGGAAGGCGGGTGCCCCCAGCATCTCCTCTCTGGCCCCGCCtctccctgggcaggctgtctctGTTTCCACCATCCACTCTCCGTCCTTCCCCTTCCCTGTGCCCTCTTCTCACACCCTGGAGTCCAGGGCCGGGCAGTGGAGGTAAGGGGGAggagtgaggtgggggtggggtgggcactgGGTGTGTCCTGGAACCAAGCGTCAAGTTGGTCAGAGGGGTGTCAGGAGAGACCCTCTGCAGGTAGTAGGGCCGGGGGCTCCCAGGACCTCTGGGTGTGTAGGGGTTGGAGGAGGGTGTAGGGGTGTCAGGCCAGGTGATTGACCCCAGCATCCCTGGTTCTGCCCGCAGTGACTGCAGCTCCCCAGGAACCCCCTGCCCAGCCTCCCCAGGCGGGCAGTGGAGTTGGCCGGGCCCCTGGGCGCGCCATGCGCAGCACCACACTACTGGCACTGCTGGCTCTGGTCCTGCTCTACTTGGTGTCCGGTGCCCTGGTGTTCCAAGCCTTGGAGCAGCCCCATGAGCAGCAGGCCCAGAGGGAGCTGGGGGAGGTGCGAGAGAAGTTCCTGAGGGCCCATCCATGTGTGAGCGACCAGGACGTGGGGCTCTTCATCAAGGTGCGTGGGTGGGGGAGAGACCCCGCAGCAGGCACCCGTGACCCCCCTGACACCAGCTGCATGCCGCTGGGGCCCTGTTCTGGAGTGCTGCTTCCTGACCCACGCACCTGAAGGCAGGGTGCAGCTGGAGGGGTGCGGGGCAGAGGCTGGGATCCAGGTCTCTTGTGTTTTCAATATGGCGGCCATGGGCTGCATTTGTTTTCCTTGCTGTGCCCGGCATTGGGTTCTCATCCTAGCGTGTGATGGTGATTGCATGAAGGAACCcatgaaggaagaaatgaataaacgGCTGTAGCATATGAGATATGTTATGTCTTCCCAGGTCTAACTCATAGGTTTAGGGTTACCAGATGAAGGCTGGAACACCCAGTTAAATGTAAATTTCAGCTCAAGGATGAATACTTTTAGAATACAAATTTGTCCCAtgcagtatttttatttgctaaatctggcatcTCTACACTAGTTCCTGTGCTTCTTTGGAGTCACAGATGCCTCAGAGAAACCCAAGAACATTGTGAACACTTCCCCACCCCCTACCTCCAGAAAAGTGCACATATAAACACTTACCCTTGATTTCGGAGGGTTCCAGGTTCCCCTAAGCCAATCCATGCCATCATGGATGCCAGGTTGAGCACACCTTCCTGCGAGAACACGTGCTTGTGAAGTGAAAGCTAGAGGGAGTGCAAGTCACGGATGGGGTGGGCTTTGGTCCAGTGACTAAAGGAAGAGTGGGCCGCAGCCTTTCATGCTACTGTCAGGCAAGCATCTCTGCTCTCTCTCTGATTTCTGAGCCActgtcatattaaaaaaataaaataaaaacacctaACATTTAACTTGATTACATTAATGTGTATTATGTTATTGAAATAACATACCCCACCCCTTTCCTTTCCTGCCTGTTCTTATGGAAGGAGGAGGCATCAGCATGGAGACTCAGTGTTCCAGCTGATTCCCAAGGTGGCAGGACCTGGAGCAGAGttgagggtgggggtggcgggcGGTGCCAGGACACAGGCAGCTTGACATTGTCTCTGACCCAGAGAATGCCCAGAAAGGCTCTCTGATACTCTGGGTAGGAGAGTGTCTGACCACAccacagggcaggaggagagagggaaccTGACCTATTTTATCTTCACAAAAGAATTGCTTTTTTCCTGgatatgaaaaaagaagaaaaggaagggcaGAAACATGCAAGGCGGGCAACAGctgctttatttctcttctatAATTAGCCAGTCAGGCAGCAGTtgtgcacctactgtgtgctaggcgCCATGCTGTCCAGGATAGGGTGAGCAGGGAAATTGATATTGGGGTGGACAGATGCAGGCTGCAGTCTAGAGGATGTCACATCTAGGTGAAGGGGCCGATTCCAGGGAAAGTTCACTGTGGGATTTAGTAGAAGGGGAGCTTGCCTTACTTCCTGCTTTGTTAACTGTATGCTGAACCCGGGCCTAGGTGCAGCGTGAGGCTGATGGCAAGGAGGGAGATGCCCCAGGGTCTTTGGGAAGAGCCGGTAATTGATGAAGCAGATGAGATGGGTAGAATTTAGAAAGGTGTGATTGGGTTGCAAGAGACTCTCGGGCAGAGGAACAGCATGGAAAAAGGCGTGGAAACTGGAAAGCTCAGAGTGTTTTGCAGTTCTTGGATTTAGCAGATGCCTAGTCATTTGAAGTAAAAATTAGAACACCCAGAATGACAAAGGGTTTTTTTCCAAGTTGTGAATTTATTGGAAAAGTGttgcaaaataaaattgaataatttttaatCATACACTTCACTCCTTGGCTTCATGAAGAGATTATTACAGGAAATGGAATCATCTCAAAATCTGAGGATAGGTCACTGTAACTTGGGTTCCAAAATGGAAGTCCCAGGAGAGAAGACTCAGGAGAGGGAGGTTGGGACCACATGGAGAAGGGGCTTACaggctgggctggagaattcAGACTCTATTCTGCAGATAGCAGAGAGGGATGGAAGATTTGGGGCTGTCACTTTTAGGAAGATTAATTTGGAATGTGTCCTGCTAATAAGGACTGcagtcagagagaaagaaggtGGTTTATGACCTCCTTCACACTACTGCCTGTGTCCTGGCTCTGTGCTGCTTGGGGAAGGGCCCCTTGCACTCTCTCCTCACTGTGCTCTGACCTCCATCACTTAGGGCAGGCACTCTCAAAACACAGACTCCGCCTTGGGAGGGAGGCAGACTGGCTGGCAAGATGGGCAGACACATGGCCATTTCACTAATGTAATCATATTTAATaagcatctgggcttccctggtagctcagctggtaaagaatccatccgcctgtaatgcgggagacctgggttcaatccctgggttgggaagatcccctggagaagggagaggctgcccactccagtattctggcctggagaattccatggactgtgtagtccatggggtcactaagagttggacatgactgagtgactttcactttcacctccagtgagca includes the following:
- the GPR137 gene encoding integral membrane protein GPR137; this encodes MESNLSGLVPAAGLVPALPPAVTLGLTAAYTTLYALLFFSVYAQLWLVLLYGHKRLSYQTVFLALCLLWAALRTTLFSFYFRDTPRANHLGPLPFWLLYCCPVCLQFFTLTLMNLYFAQVVFKAKAKRRPEMSRGLLAVRGAFVGASLLFLLVNVLCAVLSRRRRAQPWALLLVRVLVSDSLFVICALSLAACLCLVARRAPSTSIYLEAKGTSVCQAAAMGGAMVLLYASRACYNLAALALAPRSRLDTFDYDWYNVSDQADLVNDLGNKGYLVFGLILFVWELLPTTLLVGFFRVHRPPQDLSTSRILNGQVFGSRSYFFDRAHCEDEGCSWEHSRGESTSMSGSLGSSSWYGTIGREPGWCGGSQTRTTPLLFSQVLGPGGHHHSLYSTPQT